A single window of Crassostrea angulata isolate pt1a10 chromosome 8, ASM2561291v2, whole genome shotgun sequence DNA harbors:
- the LOC128161489 gene encoding transmembrane protein 209-like, translating to MHLFCTYMDSRLPAQPKYPDGKTFTSQHFIKTPDKPNLDKEDTVCIYQSSISPPHFQVVIGKTVHQIPKGRNNMFQAVLLFLHHIDTKEHGMLGRVNLGMSGVNITWIFK from the exons ATGCATTTATTCTGTACATATATGGACTCCAGGCTTCCTGCTCAGCCTAAATACCCCGACGGAAAAACTTTTACGTCGCAACATTTCATTAAGACACCAGATAAACCTA atttgGACAAAGAGGACACAGTGTGTATATATCAGTCGTCCATAAGTCCGCCCCATTTCCAAGTCGTGATAGGGAAGACAGTTCATCAAATACCCAAA GGGAGAAATAACATGTTTCAAGCCGTACTGTTGTTTCTTCACCACATTGACACGAAGGAGCACGGAATGTTAGG ACGAGTCAACCTAGGAATGTCTGGTGTCAACATCACATGGATTTTCAAATGA
- the LOC128161485 gene encoding protein draper-like yields MQGLRLLLLSAIICVQVKYSCSVKEFFKDCADNNDCPDDSSCTSIGTNRQCQCDNGYDAIDLPVTSGGEPVTVCKDLGPCSPFDGVETDCGINGDCVAFRNDYGGLMAACKCKNGYFGRSCDRTGPSTYLPPYTTRRPYVTTRRPGSNIGAIIPAIGGGVLLLALLAGGAAALASSTG; encoded by the exons ATGCAAGGCCTACGGTTGCTTCTACTAAGCGCGATAATTTGCGTGCAAGTGAAATACTCTTGCTCAGTAAAGGAGTTCTTCAAGGATTGTGCTGACAATAACGACTGCCCAGACGATTCATCATGCACATCCATAGGTACCAACAGACAGTGTCAATGTGACAACGGTTATGACGCCATTGATTTGCCAGTTACTTCCGGGGGAGAACCCGTAACAGTTTGCAAAG ATCTGGGCCCCTGTAGCCCATTTGACGGTGTTGAGACGGACTGCGGTATTAATGGAGACTGCGTAGCGTTCCGGAACGATTACGGAGGCTTGATGGCTGCCTGTAAATGCAAAAATGGTTACTTTGGCCGCAGCTGTGACA GAACTGGACCTTCCACCTACTTACCCCCCTACACGACCCGGCGACCATATGTAACCACCAGAAGACCGGGATCAAACATCGGGGCCATCATCCCAGCCATTGGAGGGGGAGTCCTTCTGCTGGCTCTACTCGCGGGAGGGGCCGCCGCCCTGGCTTCCTCCACTGGCTAG